From Rissa tridactyla isolate bRisTri1 chromosome 7, bRisTri1.patW.cur.20221130, whole genome shotgun sequence, a single genomic window includes:
- the CATIP gene encoding ciliogenesis-associated TTC17-interacting protein, which produces MEPPPECRQETPALTEAAAKFLNFIGPEDLERCLFAEMLEVVAAGDQPRDGVKGRWWVSARWAPYKRTGEPVRSCLLVQAASRRRQDGVLCSSTLKAYVTTQLETLEQEEQERLELRAHPVEKRTHMVSHQHGMTITKTLREGEAELQCWSFSYGRDELQGLMPEGASLLLLRVLACRWAVPPGLVFPAIDTEGHLCTSSYHALGTQQQAVGSSEAEVLVIERAVHASAGTSTIWHSSFLPSGYGQGSVWGHPQPCQPGRDPGEGVSPPLLPPPRRLARQVQVGSPVMVLLQDESVLSETGGVEPRPPFPKQPLDWEEDVQLYSWFLDRKEELQASHTAYVRQHPELWALLADFLQALFLHQPHDPISFAAQFFTPFAHQQPPGTRFASARAASPLPGPPPRHPPANGE; this is translated from the exons ATGGAGCCCCCCCCCGAGTGCCGGCAGGAGACCCCGGCCCTGACGGAGGCAGCCGCCAAGTTCCTGAACTTCATCG GGCCGGAGGACCTGGAGCGCTGCCTCTTTGCCgagatgctggaggtggtggcaGCTGGGGACCAGCCGAGGGACGGGGTCAAGGGGCGATGGTGGGTGTCAGCCCGGTGGGCACCCTACAAGCGGACAGGTGAGCCGGTGCGGAGCTGCCTCCTGGTCCAAGCCGCCTCCCGCCGCAGACAGGACGGtgtgctctgctccagcacccTCAAAG CCTATGTGACCACCCAGCTGGAGACCCTGGAGCAAGAGGAGCAGGAGCGCCTGGAG CTCAGAGCACACCCAGTAGAGAAGAGGACTCACATGGTGAGCCACCAGCATGGGATGACTATCACCAAGACCCTCAGGGAGGGAGAG gcagagctgcagtgcTGGAGCTTCTCCTATGGCCGGGATGAGCTTCAGGGTCTGATGCCGGAGGGtgccagcctcctcctgctgcgggTGCTGGCGTGTCGGTGGGCAGTGCCCCCCGGCCTCGTCTTCCCAGCCATTGACACCGAGGGCCACCTCTGCACCTCCAGCTAT CATGCCCTGGGCACCcagcagcaggcagtgggctcGTCAGAGGCTGAGGTGTTAGTGATCGAGCGAGCCGTGCACGCCAGCGCGGGCACCTCCACCATCTGGCACAGCAGCTTCCTCCCCAGCGGGTATGGGCAGGGGTCCGTCTGggggcatccccagccctgccagcctggcagggaCCCAGGAGAGGGGGTGTCaccacctcttctccccccccccaggcgTTTGGCTCGGCAGGTGCAGGTTGGCTCCCCAGTGATGGTACTTCTGCAGGATGAATCCGTCCTTAGTGAGACAG GTGGGGTCGAGCCCCGGCCCCCCTTTCCCAAACAGCCCCTGGACTGGGAGGAGGACGTCCAGCTCTACTCGTGGTTCCTGGACAGGAAG GAGGAACTGCAAGCGTCCCACACCGCTTACGTCCGGCAGCATCCTGAGCTCTGGGCGCTGCTGGCCGACTTCCTCCAGGCCCTGTTCCTGCATCAGCCCCACGACCCCATCTCCTTCGCCGCCCAATTTTTCACCCCCTTCGcccaccagcagccccctggGACCCGCTTCgcctctgccagggctgcaagtcccctccctggccccccaCCTCGCCACCCTCCGGCTAACGGGGAATAA
- the SLC11A1 gene encoding natural resistance-associated macrophage protein 1 isoform X1 → MASLEPGLAGSLNRGQAQTYGTGGSPVSLRHPATRDQTYLDELISIPKGSGPRFSFRKLWAFTGPGFLMSIAYLDPGNVESDLQCGAVAGFKLLWVLLWATVLGLLCQRLAIRLGVVTGKDLGEICYLYYPKVPRVLLWLMIEIAIIGSDMQEVIGTAIAFSLLSAGRIPLWGGVLITIVDTLFFLFLDKYGLRKLEAFFGLLIAIMALSFGYEYVVVRPGQAEVLKGIFLPYCPGCGREELLQAVGIIGAIIMPHNIFLHSSLVKTRAIDRSKKEAVQEANMYFLTESCLALFVSFLINLFVMAVFGEAFYHQRNEDVHNKCVNSSVSRYAGIFPANNETVSVDIYQGGVILGCYFGAVALYIWAIGILAAGQSSTMTGTYAGQFVMEGFLQLRWSRFTRVLFTRSFAILPTVFVAAFKDVIHLTGMNDLLNVLQSILLPFAILPVLTFTSLRPLMQDFTNGLSGHAASRTEPGSWTEATTAGSASASPTTRRRWQGPGDRPRPPLLSPPSLPSTAPCTGHRFDATPRPGMMFWLEMHPARKGLTAGQTSPRIFRVSPHYKFRGAGPGWVWRGCGGAEGGAPGPSHRGFSERAAPETSPPH, encoded by the exons ATGGCATCACTGGAGCCAG GCCTCGCCGGGTCCCTGAACCGGGGCCAAGCCCAGACCTACGGCACCGGTGGGAGCCCCGTGTCCCTGCGCCACCCTGCCACTCGGGATCAGACCTACCTGGACGAACTCATCAGCATCCCCAAGGGCAGCGGG CCCAGATTCAGCTTTAGGAAACTCTGGGCTTTCACCGGTCCCGGCTTCCTCATGAGCATCGCCTACCTGGACCCGGGCAACGTGGAGTCCGACTTGCAGTGCGGGGCGGTGGCAGGGTTCAAG ctgctgtgggtgctgctgtgggCCACCGTCCTGGGGCTGCTGTGCCAGCGCCTGGCCATCCGGCTGGGAGTGGTGACGGGGAAGGACCTGGGCGAGATTTGCTACCTCTATTACCCCAAG GTGCCCCGCGTGCTGCTCTGGCTCATGATCGAGATCGCCATCATCGGCTCCGACATGCAGGAGGTGATTGGGACAGCCATCGCCTTCAGCCTGCTCTCGGCTGGCCG CATCCCCCTCTGGGGTGGGGTCCTCATCACCATCGTGGAcaccctcttcttcctcttcctcgaCAAGTACG GGCTCCGCAAACTGGAGGCTTTCTTCGGCCTCCTCATCGCCATCATGGCCCTGAGCTTCGGCTACGAG TACGTGGTGGTGAGGCCGGGGCAGGCGGAGGTGCTGAAGGGCATTTTCCTGCCCTACTGCCCGGGCTGCGGGCGAGAGGAGCTGCTCCAGGCCGTGGGCATCATCGGCGCCATCATTATGCCCCATAACATCTTCCTCCACTCCTCCTTGGTCAAG ACACGGGCAATCGACCGGTCCAAGAAAGAGGCAGTGCAGGAAGCCAACATGTATTTCCTGACCGAGTCCTGCCTGGCCCTCTTTGTCTCCTTCCTCATCAACCTCTTTGTCATGGCTGTCTTCGGCGAGGCTTTCTACCACCAGCGAAATGAGGACGTG CACAACAAGTGCGTCAACAGCAGCGTCAGCCGCTACGCCGGCATCTTCCCTGCCAACAACGAGACGGTCTCTGTGGATATCTACCAGGGG GGTGTCATCCTGGGCTGCTATTTTGGGGCGGTGGCTCTGTACATCTGGGCCATCGGGATCCTGGCGGCGGGGCAGAGCTCCACGATGACCGGGACCTACGCGGGGCAGTTCGTCATGGAG GGCTTCCTGCAGCTCCGCTGGTCCCGCTTCACCCGGGTGCTCTTCACCCGCTCCTTTGCCATCCTGCCCACCGTTTTCGTGGCTGCCTTCAAGGATGTCATCCACCTCACGGGCATGAATGACCTGCTCAATGTCCTCCAGAGCATACTG ctgcccTTCGCCATTCTGCCCGTCCTCACCTTCACCAGCCTGCGCCCGCTCATGCAGGACTTCACCAACGGCCT ATCTGGACATGCAGCATCGCGCACGGAGCCCGGTTCCTGGACCGAGGCCACCACAGCCGGTTCAGCTTCGGCGTCTCCCACGACCCGCCGGCGCTGGCAGGGACCCGGTGACAGACCCCGTCCCCCCTTactgtcccccccctccctgcccagcacgGCCCCCTGCACCGGGCACCGATTTGATGCCACACCACGCCCGGGGATGATGTTCTGGCTGGAGATGCATCCAGCAAGGAAGGGATTAACAGCCGGGCAGACCTCCCCCCGAATTTTTAGAGTGTCCCCCCACTACAAATTCAGGGGTGCTGGTCCAGGCTGGGTGTGGAGGGGGTgcgggggagcagagggaggtgcCCCCGGCCCTTCGCACAGAGGCTTCAGTGAACGAGCCGCCCCGGAGACCTCTCCTCCTCATTAG
- the SLC11A1 gene encoding natural resistance-associated macrophage protein 1 isoform X2, whose translation MASLEPGLAGSLNRGQAQTYGTGGSPVSLRHPATRDQTYLDELISIPKGSGPRFSFRKLWAFTGPGFLMSIAYLDPGNVESDLQCGAVAGFKLLWVLLWATVLGLLCQRLAIRLGVVTGKDLGEICYLYYPKVPRVLLWLMIEIAIIGSDMQEVIGTAIAFSLLSAGRIPLWGGVLITIVDTLFFLFLDKYGLRKLEAFFGLLIAIMALSFGYEYVVVRPGQAEVLKGIFLPYCPGCGREELLQAVGIIGAIIMPHNIFLHSSLVKTRAIDRSKKEAVQEANMYFLTESCLALFVSFLINLFVMAVFGEAFYHQRNEDVHNKCVNSSVSRYAGIFPANNETVSVDIYQGGVILGCYFGAVALYIWAIGILAAGQSSTMTGTYAGQFVMEGFLQLRWSRFTRVLFTRSFAILPTVFVAAFKDVIHLTGMNDLLNVLQSILLPFAILPVLTFTSLRPLMQDFTNGLPGKVLMTLITGLVCAINVYFVVDFLPTLRSPGYHIPLGLLLAGYVAFITYLIWTCSIAHGARFLDRGHHSRFSFGVSHDPPALAGTR comes from the exons ATGGCATCACTGGAGCCAG GCCTCGCCGGGTCCCTGAACCGGGGCCAAGCCCAGACCTACGGCACCGGTGGGAGCCCCGTGTCCCTGCGCCACCCTGCCACTCGGGATCAGACCTACCTGGACGAACTCATCAGCATCCCCAAGGGCAGCGGG CCCAGATTCAGCTTTAGGAAACTCTGGGCTTTCACCGGTCCCGGCTTCCTCATGAGCATCGCCTACCTGGACCCGGGCAACGTGGAGTCCGACTTGCAGTGCGGGGCGGTGGCAGGGTTCAAG ctgctgtgggtgctgctgtgggCCACCGTCCTGGGGCTGCTGTGCCAGCGCCTGGCCATCCGGCTGGGAGTGGTGACGGGGAAGGACCTGGGCGAGATTTGCTACCTCTATTACCCCAAG GTGCCCCGCGTGCTGCTCTGGCTCATGATCGAGATCGCCATCATCGGCTCCGACATGCAGGAGGTGATTGGGACAGCCATCGCCTTCAGCCTGCTCTCGGCTGGCCG CATCCCCCTCTGGGGTGGGGTCCTCATCACCATCGTGGAcaccctcttcttcctcttcctcgaCAAGTACG GGCTCCGCAAACTGGAGGCTTTCTTCGGCCTCCTCATCGCCATCATGGCCCTGAGCTTCGGCTACGAG TACGTGGTGGTGAGGCCGGGGCAGGCGGAGGTGCTGAAGGGCATTTTCCTGCCCTACTGCCCGGGCTGCGGGCGAGAGGAGCTGCTCCAGGCCGTGGGCATCATCGGCGCCATCATTATGCCCCATAACATCTTCCTCCACTCCTCCTTGGTCAAG ACACGGGCAATCGACCGGTCCAAGAAAGAGGCAGTGCAGGAAGCCAACATGTATTTCCTGACCGAGTCCTGCCTGGCCCTCTTTGTCTCCTTCCTCATCAACCTCTTTGTCATGGCTGTCTTCGGCGAGGCTTTCTACCACCAGCGAAATGAGGACGTG CACAACAAGTGCGTCAACAGCAGCGTCAGCCGCTACGCCGGCATCTTCCCTGCCAACAACGAGACGGTCTCTGTGGATATCTACCAGGGG GGTGTCATCCTGGGCTGCTATTTTGGGGCGGTGGCTCTGTACATCTGGGCCATCGGGATCCTGGCGGCGGGGCAGAGCTCCACGATGACCGGGACCTACGCGGGGCAGTTCGTCATGGAG GGCTTCCTGCAGCTCCGCTGGTCCCGCTTCACCCGGGTGCTCTTCACCCGCTCCTTTGCCATCCTGCCCACCGTTTTCGTGGCTGCCTTCAAGGATGTCATCCACCTCACGGGCATGAATGACCTGCTCAATGTCCTCCAGAGCATACTG ctgcccTTCGCCATTCTGCCCGTCCTCACCTTCACCAGCCTGCGCCCGCTCATGCAGGACTTCACCAACGGCCT cccagggaaggtGCTGATGACCCTCATCACGGGGCTGGTCTGCGCCATCAACGTCTACTTCGTGGTGGACTTTCTGCCCACGCTACGGAGCCCGGGGTACCACATCCCCCTGGGCCTGCTGCTGGCCGGCTACGTGGCCTTCATCACCTACCTG ATCTGGACATGCAGCATCGCGCACGGAGCCCGGTTCCTGGACCGAGGCCACCACAGCCGGTTCAGCTTCGGCGTCTCCCACGACCCGCCGGCGCTGGCAGGGACCCGGTGA
- the SLC11A1 gene encoding natural resistance-associated macrophage protein 1 isoform X4 — protein sequence MASLEPGLAGSLNRGQAQTYGTGGSPVSLRHPATRDQTYLDELISIPKGSGPRFSFRKLWAFTGPGFLMSIAYLDPGNVESDLQCGAVAGFKLLWVLLWATVLGLLCQRLAIRLGVVTGKDLGEICYLYYPKVPRVLLWLMIEIAIIGSDMQEVIGTAIAFSLLSAGRIPLWGGVLITIVDTLFFLFLDKYGLRKLEAFFGLLIAIMALSFGYEYVVVRPGQAEVLKGIFLPYCPGCGREELLQAVGIIGAIIMPHNIFLHSSLVKTRAIDRSKKEAVQEANMYFLTESCLALFVSFLINLFVMAVFGEAFYHQRNEDVHNKCVNSSVSRYAGIFPANNETVSVDIYQGGVILGCYFGAVALYIWAIGILAAGQSSTMTGTYAGQFVMEGFLQLRWSRFTRVLFTRSFAILPTVFVAAFKDVIHLTGMNDLLNVLQSILLPFAILPVLTFTSLRPLMQDFTNGLPGKVLMTLITGLVCAINVYFVVDFLPTLRSPGYHIPLGLLLAGYVAFITYLIWTCSIAHGARFLDRGHHSRFSFGVSHDPPALAGTRYVLAGDASSKEGINSRADLPPNF from the exons ATGGCATCACTGGAGCCAG GCCTCGCCGGGTCCCTGAACCGGGGCCAAGCCCAGACCTACGGCACCGGTGGGAGCCCCGTGTCCCTGCGCCACCCTGCCACTCGGGATCAGACCTACCTGGACGAACTCATCAGCATCCCCAAGGGCAGCGGG CCCAGATTCAGCTTTAGGAAACTCTGGGCTTTCACCGGTCCCGGCTTCCTCATGAGCATCGCCTACCTGGACCCGGGCAACGTGGAGTCCGACTTGCAGTGCGGGGCGGTGGCAGGGTTCAAG ctgctgtgggtgctgctgtgggCCACCGTCCTGGGGCTGCTGTGCCAGCGCCTGGCCATCCGGCTGGGAGTGGTGACGGGGAAGGACCTGGGCGAGATTTGCTACCTCTATTACCCCAAG GTGCCCCGCGTGCTGCTCTGGCTCATGATCGAGATCGCCATCATCGGCTCCGACATGCAGGAGGTGATTGGGACAGCCATCGCCTTCAGCCTGCTCTCGGCTGGCCG CATCCCCCTCTGGGGTGGGGTCCTCATCACCATCGTGGAcaccctcttcttcctcttcctcgaCAAGTACG GGCTCCGCAAACTGGAGGCTTTCTTCGGCCTCCTCATCGCCATCATGGCCCTGAGCTTCGGCTACGAG TACGTGGTGGTGAGGCCGGGGCAGGCGGAGGTGCTGAAGGGCATTTTCCTGCCCTACTGCCCGGGCTGCGGGCGAGAGGAGCTGCTCCAGGCCGTGGGCATCATCGGCGCCATCATTATGCCCCATAACATCTTCCTCCACTCCTCCTTGGTCAAG ACACGGGCAATCGACCGGTCCAAGAAAGAGGCAGTGCAGGAAGCCAACATGTATTTCCTGACCGAGTCCTGCCTGGCCCTCTTTGTCTCCTTCCTCATCAACCTCTTTGTCATGGCTGTCTTCGGCGAGGCTTTCTACCACCAGCGAAATGAGGACGTG CACAACAAGTGCGTCAACAGCAGCGTCAGCCGCTACGCCGGCATCTTCCCTGCCAACAACGAGACGGTCTCTGTGGATATCTACCAGGGG GGTGTCATCCTGGGCTGCTATTTTGGGGCGGTGGCTCTGTACATCTGGGCCATCGGGATCCTGGCGGCGGGGCAGAGCTCCACGATGACCGGGACCTACGCGGGGCAGTTCGTCATGGAG GGCTTCCTGCAGCTCCGCTGGTCCCGCTTCACCCGGGTGCTCTTCACCCGCTCCTTTGCCATCCTGCCCACCGTTTTCGTGGCTGCCTTCAAGGATGTCATCCACCTCACGGGCATGAATGACCTGCTCAATGTCCTCCAGAGCATACTG ctgcccTTCGCCATTCTGCCCGTCCTCACCTTCACCAGCCTGCGCCCGCTCATGCAGGACTTCACCAACGGCCT cccagggaaggtGCTGATGACCCTCATCACGGGGCTGGTCTGCGCCATCAACGTCTACTTCGTGGTGGACTTTCTGCCCACGCTACGGAGCCCGGGGTACCACATCCCCCTGGGCCTGCTGCTGGCCGGCTACGTGGCCTTCATCACCTACCTG ATCTGGACATGCAGCATCGCGCACGGAGCCCGGTTCCTGGACCGAGGCCACCACAGCCGGTTCAGCTTCGGCGTCTCCCACGACCCGCCGGCGCTGGCAGGGACCCGGT ATGTTCTGGCTGGAGATGCATCCAGCAAGGAAGGGATTAACAGCCGGGCAGACCTCCCCCCGAATTTTTAG
- the SLC11A1 gene encoding natural resistance-associated macrophage protein 1 isoform X3, which yields MSIAYLDPGNVESDLQCGAVAGFKLLWVLLWATVLGLLCQRLAIRLGVVTGKDLGEICYLYYPKVPRVLLWLMIEIAIIGSDMQEVIGTAIAFSLLSAGRIPLWGGVLITIVDTLFFLFLDKYGLRKLEAFFGLLIAIMALSFGYEYVVVRPGQAEVLKGIFLPYCPGCGREELLQAVGIIGAIIMPHNIFLHSSLVKTRAIDRSKKEAVQEANMYFLTESCLALFVSFLINLFVMAVFGEAFYHQRNEDVHNKCVNSSVSRYAGIFPANNETVSVDIYQGGVILGCYFGAVALYIWAIGILAAGQSSTMTGTYAGQFVMEGFLQLRWSRFTRVLFTRSFAILPTVFVAAFKDVIHLTGMNDLLNVLQSILLPFAILPVLTFTSLRPLMQDFTNGLSGHAASRTEPGSWTEATTAGSASASPTTRRRWQGPGDRPRPPLLSPPSLPSTAPCTGHRFDATPRPGMMFWLEMHPARKGLTAGQTSPRIFRVSPHYKFRGAGPGWVWRGCGGAEGGAPGPSHRGFSERAAPETSPPH from the exons ATGAGCATCGCCTACCTGGACCCGGGCAACGTGGAGTCCGACTTGCAGTGCGGGGCGGTGGCAGGGTTCAAG ctgctgtgggtgctgctgtgggCCACCGTCCTGGGGCTGCTGTGCCAGCGCCTGGCCATCCGGCTGGGAGTGGTGACGGGGAAGGACCTGGGCGAGATTTGCTACCTCTATTACCCCAAG GTGCCCCGCGTGCTGCTCTGGCTCATGATCGAGATCGCCATCATCGGCTCCGACATGCAGGAGGTGATTGGGACAGCCATCGCCTTCAGCCTGCTCTCGGCTGGCCG CATCCCCCTCTGGGGTGGGGTCCTCATCACCATCGTGGAcaccctcttcttcctcttcctcgaCAAGTACG GGCTCCGCAAACTGGAGGCTTTCTTCGGCCTCCTCATCGCCATCATGGCCCTGAGCTTCGGCTACGAG TACGTGGTGGTGAGGCCGGGGCAGGCGGAGGTGCTGAAGGGCATTTTCCTGCCCTACTGCCCGGGCTGCGGGCGAGAGGAGCTGCTCCAGGCCGTGGGCATCATCGGCGCCATCATTATGCCCCATAACATCTTCCTCCACTCCTCCTTGGTCAAG ACACGGGCAATCGACCGGTCCAAGAAAGAGGCAGTGCAGGAAGCCAACATGTATTTCCTGACCGAGTCCTGCCTGGCCCTCTTTGTCTCCTTCCTCATCAACCTCTTTGTCATGGCTGTCTTCGGCGAGGCTTTCTACCACCAGCGAAATGAGGACGTG CACAACAAGTGCGTCAACAGCAGCGTCAGCCGCTACGCCGGCATCTTCCCTGCCAACAACGAGACGGTCTCTGTGGATATCTACCAGGGG GGTGTCATCCTGGGCTGCTATTTTGGGGCGGTGGCTCTGTACATCTGGGCCATCGGGATCCTGGCGGCGGGGCAGAGCTCCACGATGACCGGGACCTACGCGGGGCAGTTCGTCATGGAG GGCTTCCTGCAGCTCCGCTGGTCCCGCTTCACCCGGGTGCTCTTCACCCGCTCCTTTGCCATCCTGCCCACCGTTTTCGTGGCTGCCTTCAAGGATGTCATCCACCTCACGGGCATGAATGACCTGCTCAATGTCCTCCAGAGCATACTG ctgcccTTCGCCATTCTGCCCGTCCTCACCTTCACCAGCCTGCGCCCGCTCATGCAGGACTTCACCAACGGCCT ATCTGGACATGCAGCATCGCGCACGGAGCCCGGTTCCTGGACCGAGGCCACCACAGCCGGTTCAGCTTCGGCGTCTCCCACGACCCGCCGGCGCTGGCAGGGACCCGGTGACAGACCCCGTCCCCCCTTactgtcccccccctccctgcccagcacgGCCCCCTGCACCGGGCACCGATTTGATGCCACACCACGCCCGGGGATGATGTTCTGGCTGGAGATGCATCCAGCAAGGAAGGGATTAACAGCCGGGCAGACCTCCCCCCGAATTTTTAGAGTGTCCCCCCACTACAAATTCAGGGGTGCTGGTCCAGGCTGGGTGTGGAGGGGGTgcgggggagcagagggaggtgcCCCCGGCCCTTCGCACAGAGGCTTCAGTGAACGAGCCGCCCCGGAGACCTCTCCTCCTCATTAG
- the CTDSP1 gene encoding carboxy-terminal domain RNA polymerase II polypeptide A small phosphatase 1 codes for MEHQSIIAQVSREEGSAPLQEKGTQTPAKKPRSRSILQSLFCCLCRDEGEPRAGTTSAPLLVEENGALPKAAVKHLLPEIKPQDASKLCVVIDLDETLVHSSFKPVNNADFIIPVEIDGIMHQVYVLKRPHVDEFLQRMGELFECVLFTASLAKYADPVADLLDKWGAFRARLFRESCVFHRGNYVKDLSRLGRDLRRIIIVDNSPASYIFHPDNAVPVASWFDNMADTELLDLLPFFERLSKVEDVYAVLKKQRTNS; via the exons atggAGCACCAGTCCATCATCGCCCAGGttagcagggaggaggggagcgcCCCGCTGCAGGAGAAAG gtACCCAGACCCCCGCCAAGAAGCCACGGAGCCGCAGCATCCTCCAGTCCCTCTTCTGCTGCCTGTGCCGGGATGAGGGGGAGCCCCGCgccggcaccaccagcgccccgCTGCTGGTGGAGGAGAACGGGGCCCTGCCCAAg gctGCCGTCAAACACCTCCTGCCCGAGATCAAGCCGCAGGACGCCAGCAAGCTCTGCGTGGTCATCGACCTGGACGAGACACTGGTGCACAGTTCCTTCAAG CCGGTGAACAACGCCGACTTCATCATTCCCGTGGAAATCGATGGCATCATGCACCAG gTGTACGTGCTCAAGCGGCCGCACGTGGACGAGTTCCTGCAGCGCATGGGCGAGCTCTTCGAGTGCGTGCTCTTCACCGCCAGCCTGGCCAAG tACGCGGACCCCGTGGCTGACCTGCTGGATAAATGGGGGGCTTTCCGAGCACGGCTTTTCCGGGAATCCTGCGTCTTCCACCGCGGCAACTACGTGAAGGACCTGAGCCGCCTGGGCCGCGACCTGCGCCGCATCATCATCGTGGACAACTCGCCCGCGTCCTACATCTTCCACCCCGATAACGCC GTGCCGGTGGCCTCCTGGTTCGATAACATGgcggacacggagctgctggaccTGCTGCCCTTCTTCGAGAGGCTCAGCAAGGTGGAGGACGTGTACGCAGTGCTCAAGAAGCAGCGGACTAACAGctag